CCGGTGTGCCGACCACGCGGAGGTAGCAGCTGAAGGGGAGCCCGGTGGTCCTGCCGTGTTCCAGGGCGCTGTCGAGGCCGGCCTGGTCCTCGGTGTGGACGTGGCCGCGCAGCAGCTTGGCGGTGGGCGTGACGGCGTCGGGTTCGTAGCCGAGCAGACGGAACATCTCGTCCGACCACCACCAGGTGTCCTCCGGCAGCCTGTGCAGGAACACTCCGGTGATCTCGTCGGCCCGGTCGTCCTCCGACATCATCGCCCTCACCAACTCGACGCCCGCTTCATCACCTCGTACGAAAACCCTAGCGCCTCAGCCGAAGCGGTGGGGCAGTCGGACGACCTGCACGAAGAAGTCGTCGATCTGCCGGACCGCGGCGATGAACTGGTCGAGGTCGACCGGCTTGGTGACGTAGGCGTTGGCGTGCAGTTTGTAGCTGCGCAGGATGTCCTCCTCGGCCGAGGAGGTGGTCAGGACGACCACGGGGATGTGTGCCAGCTCCGGGTCGGACTTGATCTTCTCCAGGACCTGACGGCCGTCGTACTTCGGCAGGTTGAGGTCGAGGAGGATCAGGTCGGGCCGCGGGGCGTCGGTGTGCTCACCGCGCTTGTAGAGGAAGTCGAGGGCCTCCTCGCCGTCCCGGACGACGTGGAGGGTGTTGCCGATCTTGTTGTCCTCGAAGGCTTCGCGGGTCATCAGTTCGTCGCCCGGATCGTCCTCCACGAGGAGGACGTCGATCGGGGTCGCGCCGGGGAGGGTCATGTAAGGGCCTTGTCGTCCGTGGTGGTGTCGGCGGTGGCGTCAGTGCTGCCGCTGGCTTCGGTGGTCTCTTCGCCGGTGGGGAGCGTGAAGCAGAAGCTGGTGCCCTCGCCGACGCGGGATTCGATCCAGATACGGCCGCCGTGGTGTTCGACGATCTTCTTGCACAGGGCGAGTCCGATGCCCGTGCCGCCGTAGGCGTCGCGGCTGTGCAGCCGCTGGAAGATGACGAAGACCTTGTCGGTGAACTCCTCGGGGATGCCGATGCCGTTGTCGGCGACCCGCACGCGCCACATGCCGGGGCTGTCGGGGTCGGGGTCGCAGGTGACGGTCACGTGCGGGGCGCGGTCCGGATGGCGGAACTTGAGGGCGTTGCCCACCAGGTTCTGCCAGAGCATCGTCAGCAGCGTCGGGTCGCCGACGATCTCGGGCAGGGTCTCGGGCCGGTCGATGCGGGCCTCCGACTCCTCCACGGCCGCCGCGAGGTTCCGCAGGGCCTTGTCCAGCGCCGGGCCGAGGCCGACCTTCTCCCGAGTGTCGTCGAGGCGTCCGACGCGGGAGAAGGTGAGCAGGTCGTTGATGAGGACCTGCATGCGTTTGGCGCCGTCGACGGCGAAGTCGATGTACTGCAGGCCGCGGTCGTCCAGCTTGTCGCCGTAGCGCTTCTCCAGGAGCTGGCAGAACGAGGCGACCTTGCGCAGCGGCTCCTGCAGGTCGTGCGAGGCGACGTAGGCGAACTGCTCCAACTCGGCGTTGGAGCGCCGCAGTTCGACGGCCTGGGCGTCCAGCTCGGCGGCCTGTCGGGTCAGTATCTCCTCCTGGTCGCGGGAGGCGTCGAGCTCGGCGACGATCCGTCTGCGCATGCCCTCGACGGCTCCGGCCACCGCAATGAGGTCGACCGGGCCGTCGCCGGTGATGCGGTGCGCGAAGTCGCCGCCCGCGACCCGTTCCGACGCCTTGCTCAGCGCTTCGATGGGCCGGGTCACGAGCATGCGCACGAGGACGGCGAGGGCGATGCCGGTCAGCAGGAAGCCGGCGACCATGGCGCTGAGGACGGAGTCGCGGACCGTCCGCTGGTGGGCGAGGTGGGCCCGGCCCTCCTTCACGGCCTGCGCGAGGTCGGCGTTCTGCTTGGCCCAGAGGGTGCGCAGGTGGTCGAACTCGTGCTTGCCGCTGTCCACGGTGGCCTGGTCGACGGCGCCCGGACGACCGGGGGTGACGGCGGCGGCGAGGGGCTCGGCGTAGTCCTTCCGCCAGGCGGCCGCAC
This window of the Streptomyces sp. N50 genome carries:
- a CDS encoding sensor histidine kinase, whose amino-acid sequence is MTGGTGIGRRLTVQGWFFLALSLMVLLVVIGTAIGANLLSQTARVTDDLLLRVQPSQTEAYRLQAALVNQETGIRGYAIAADKQFLTPYTGGKQDEARSAARLRAQLRDRPELLADLRAVERGAAAWRKDYAEPLAAAVTPGRPGAVDQATVDSGKHEFDHLRTLWAKQNADLAQAVKEGRAHLAHQRTVRDSVLSAMVAGFLLTGIALAVLVRMLVTRPIEALSKASERVAGGDFAHRITGDGPVDLIAVAGAVEGMRRRIVAELDASRDQEEILTRQAAELDAQAVELRRSNAELEQFAYVASHDLQEPLRKVASFCQLLEKRYGDKLDDRGLQYIDFAVDGAKRMQVLINDLLTFSRVGRLDDTREKVGLGPALDKALRNLAAAVEESEARIDRPETLPEIVGDPTLLTMLWQNLVGNALKFRHPDRAPHVTVTCDPDPDSPGMWRVRVADNGIGIPEEFTDKVFVIFQRLHSRDAYGGTGIGLALCKKIVEHHGGRIWIESRVGEGTSFCFTLPTGEETTEASGSTDATADTTTDDKALT
- a CDS encoding response regulator — its product is MTLPGATPIDVLLVEDDPGDELMTREAFEDNKIGNTLHVVRDGEEALDFLYKRGEHTDAPRPDLILLDLNLPKYDGRQVLEKIKSDPELAHIPVVVLTTSSAEEDILRSYKLHANAYVTKPVDLDQFIAAVRQIDDFFVQVVRLPHRFG